The sequence below is a genomic window from Citricoccus muralis.
GCGGCGCGGCGAGCGGGCACCGACTCCGCCGACACCAGTCGCCATCCATAGGGCTGACGGTCCACGGGAAGCTCGGTGAGCATCACAGCGCTCCGCCCGGTGGTATCAGAGCGTCCCTCAGCGTGAAGCTCGGGCAGCACGGGCAGGTGCGGGTCACGCAGTTCGCTAAGCATCCAGACGGCCGCGGCGCGCGGGTCAGCGCCCGGAAGGCCGCCGTGGGCGGTGGCGGTGATCAGGTGGGTGCTCACTGGTGGTCAGCGGCGATCTTCTGGTGATGCCGGATCACTTCGGAGATAATGAAGTTGAGGAACTGTTCGGCGAAGTCCGGATCAAGTTCGGCGTCGGCGGCGAGGCGCTTGAGGCGTTGGATCTGCGCGGCTTCCCGGTTTGGATCCGAGGGCGGCAGTTCGTGTTCGGCCTTAAGCCGTCCCACGCGCTGAGTGTATTTGAAGCGTTCTGCGAGCAGATAAACCAGGGTGGCGTCGATGTTGTCGATGCTGCCGCGGATGGCGTACAGCTCATCGAGTATAGCCGTATCCGTGGCCTCCGACAGTGACGTGGCCAGCGGATCGTAGGTCTCGGCATCACGGGGTTCGCTCATGAAACCCAGCATACCGATCCCCTAGGCGTGCGCGTCGGCGGTGCTCAACAATCGCTGCGCATT
It includes:
- a CDS encoding chorismate mutase, which translates into the protein MSEPRDAETYDPLATSLSEATDTAILDELYAIRGSIDNIDATLVYLLAERFKYTQRVGRLKAEHELPPSDPNREAAQIQRLKRLAADAELDPDFAEQFLNFIISEVIRHHQKIAADHQ